The following nucleotide sequence is from Thermostaphylospora chromogena.
AGGCGGCCTCCGCCGCTGACTGTTCCGTGGCCGGCATGCCCGCCGCCGCGCGGCACACCCGCGGCCACACCGACCACCTCGCCAAAGGAGACCGCGGCGGAGGGCATCGACTGCTACGCCGTCAGTATCGTCGGCCCGCGCGACCGCGTCGACAAGATCGTAGGCAGGTCGCCGTCGGCGCCCTGCCCCGGCATGCGCGGGCGGCGCCGGCCGGATCGAAGAGCAGGGGGAAGGCGCTACCGGAGGGCTCCCCTATTCGAAGGGATCGATGAGCTGGCGGTGGACGCAGGACTGAATGGCGCGGATGACACGCGTCCGCCTGCCGGAACGGTGAATGCGGAATGACACCGGAAAACGCGGCTCGCCGACGATGTCGGCTGGTTTTCGAGGTAGGTGTATTTCACGTAGCGTGCAATGTGAGGACGCCGCCACCGTCCCGGAAGGAGCCGGATGACGCTGTATCTCGTGGACGAACCTCTCCAGCCGCCCGGCCTCATCTTCACCGCCGCGATCTGCGGGGCGACCGCCCTCCTGGTGCTGGGGATGGGGATCCTCGGAATTCTGCGAAAAATCCGACCGAATATGCTGTTCGGCATCAGAACCGCCTTGACGCTGGATGACCCGGACGCTTGGGACTACGTCCATCGCAAGGCCGCCCCCTGGGCGATCGCCGCCGGGCTGTCGCTCCTGATCGCCACCGTGGTCATCTGTGTTGCGCCGTCGGGCGATGTTCAGTTCTGGGCGGCCATGGCGGGATCCGCGGCGGTGGTCGTCCTGTTGATGACGGGCGTCAAACTGGCACAGCGGTCCTTCGCGCGTCAGCGGGACGGTAACGCGGTGTGAACGCCTTTGCGGTCACCCATGCTCACCTTCGGCGGTGGCGGTGACCTCTGCGCCGCTCCCCGGGGTTTCCGCGGCGACGCCTGGATCACTCGAAACGACGGGGCCGCTGATGCCGTGAGGGCTTTCGGCCGCGTTTCCGTGCCGGGCCGTCCATGTGAGACCGCTGCACTCCACGGTGCGTGAAACAGCCGACCGGCCATCGGGTGAGCCGCGCGGCGCCGTACCCGTGATCCCGGAGACGGCCGAGCCGGGCGAGGAGCCATGGGGACGGCGTCGAGCCAGAGACTTGGCTGACATTTCGCCCTAGTTAGTACAAAGCAGGAGGCCATCCCGCCTTAGCTGGTGAGCGGAGGGGCGGAGAGCGTCCCGGCGGACAGGGAGGCCTGTCATGAAGTTCGTGGTGATCGGCGGCACCGGCCTGATCGGATCGAAACTCGTGACCCTGCTCGGCGAGCAGGGCGACGAGGTGGTGGCGGCGTCACCGAAGACCGGCGTCGACACCCTCACCGGTGAAGGATTGGCCGAGACGCTGTCCGGCGCGTCGGTGGTGGTCGATGTCTCCAACTCGCCGTCCTTCGAAGCGGACGCGGTGCTGGAGTTCTTCCGCACCTCCACCCGTAACCTGCTCGCCGCCGAGGTGGAGGCCGGTGTGGGCCACCACGTCGCACTGTCGGTGGTGGGGGCCGACCTGCTGCCCGACAGCGGCTATCTCCGGGCGAAGATCGTCCAGGAGCGACTGATCGAGAAGTCGTCGATCCCGTTCTCGATCGTGCGCGCGACCCAGTTCTTCGAATTCGTCCCGAGCATCGCCGACGCCGCCACCGAGTACGGCGCCGTCCGCATGCCGCCCGTGGACTTCCAGCCCATCGCGAGCGACGACGTCGTCCGGGCGCTCGGCGAGATCGCGGTGGGACCGCCGCTGAACGGCAGGGTCGAGATCGCCGGCCCGGAGCGGTTCCGGATGGACGAATTCTTCCGCAGCGCCCTGGGCGCCTGGGGCGACGCGCGTGAGGTCGTCACGGATCCGCACGGCCGCTACTTCGGCGCCGAACCGGGCGAGCACTCCCTGGTGCCGAGGAACGGCGCCCTGCTCGGCGGGATCAGGTACACCGACTGGCCGGCCCGGACCGTCCGCCGGTAGCACGCCGTCCGTGCCCGTCGGCCGAGGACGCGCCGTGCGCGCCCCGTCCGGCGGGCACCGGCCGAAAAGCCGAGCTCGGCCACATGGCGGACGGCTTCAGCCTGCGTATCCATACCGATAAGACCGCGAACGGTGATGCGCCGGAAAGTTCGCGGACGGTGATGCCTTTGACGACGAGCCGGCGGTGTGCGACTCGCTGAGAAATGGGCGAGATGGCGGTGCCGGCTCGCTGAGAAGAGGTGGTGCGCCCCGCCGGGCACAACTTTACGATCTTCCATGTGGAATCGGCCTACTCCCGGCGGACCCGTCTTCTTATTCTGGTCGAGTTCGCCGAGCTCATGCGCGCCGGTAACATACGCCATCTGTCGAAAAACCTCCAACATCGAATAGTCGCGCATGACTGTGCGGCGCTCGGCGGACAGTGGACCGGCGAACTCGATCGACATTGGGTGCAGGATCAGTTGGCCGAGGTCGCCGCGGAACCCGGAAAGACGTCGCTCGGGGATTACTTCAGGTGGCGGGTTTACGGCGTTCCGGTGTGGGCGCTCGTCGCGGCGAACATGTGCCCGCTGGTCGATTCCCGGAAACCGGTCCGCTGGTCTTGAGAGCGGTCGTTTCCGGCGCGGTACGGCGCTGCCGTACCGCGCCCGAGGTCCCGCACGGCTCTCGGCGTACGCCCGGGCCCGCTCACACACCGGATAGCCCTGGTTCTCGACGGACGCCCGGGTTCAGCGCACCAGGCCGGACTGGTAGGCGATGACCACGAGCTGTGCCCTGTCCCTGGCGCCGAGTTTGGTCATCGCCCTGCTGACGTGCGTGCGCACGGTCGCCGGGCTGACGACCAGGCGGGCGGCGATCTCGTCGTTGGACATGCCCCTGCCCACCAGGCCGAGGATCTCCACTTCGCGGGGGGTCAGCGCGTCCAGCCGGTGCGTGGACGCCGCCGGGGCGGGACGGCCGGCGAACTCCTCGATCACCCGCCTGGTCACGGTGGGCGACATCAGCGAGCCGCCGTTCACGGCGGCGGATATCGCGCGCGGCACGTCCTCGGGGTCGCCGTCTTTGATCAAGAAGCCGCTGGCGCCGTCTCGCAACGCCTCGAAGATGTACTCGTCCACCTCGAACGTGGTCAGCATGATGACGCGCGTGTCCTGGAGCGCCGGATCGGCGGTGATCTCGCGTAGCGCGGCGAGGCCGTCCTTGCGTGGCATGCGGATGTCCATGAGCACGGCGTGCGGCCGGAGTGAGCGGGTCAACCGCACCGCTTCCCGGCCGTCGGCGGCCTCTCCGACGACCTCGAACCCCTCGGTGCTTTCCAGCAGCACCCGCAGGCCGATCCTGATCAGCGCCTGGTCGTCGGCGATCAGTACTCGAATCACGGGTCAGTCCTCGTCGCTGTCCGTCCGCACGCCACGGGCCGTCGCGTCGGTGGGCAACCAGGCGCGGACGGCGAAGCCTCCGCCGGGTTCGGGACCGCAGCTGAACCGGCCGCGCAGTGCTCTGGCGCGTTCCCTCATGCCGATGATCCCGTTCCCGGGTCTACCCGGAACAGCGGTGCCGTCGTCGATCACGCACACGGCGACCTGGTCGGGGCCGTAGTCCAGACGTACCGTGGCCGTCGCCCCCTTGGCGTGACGCATCACGTTGGTGAGGGCCTCCTGCACGATGCGGTGGACCGCGTGACCCGTCGCGGCGCTGACCCGGGACGGGTCACCGGAGACGGTCAGCTCGACGGGCTGGCCCGTCGCGCCGAGCGACTCGACGAGCTCCCTGATCCTGTCCAGGTGCGACTCCTCGCGGCGATCCTTGATCACATCGAGGGTGACGCGCAGCTCGTCGAGTGCCTTCTTGCTGATCTCCCGGATCGCGGAGAGCGCCTCGATCGCCTGGTCCGGGCGGCGTTCGGCGACGTGAAGCGCGATGCCGGCGCGCATGCTGATCACGCTCAGGCTGTGCCCGAGCACGTCGTGGATCTCCCTGGCGATGGCCAGCCGCTCCTGTTGGGCGCGGGCGATGCGCCGCTCGGTCTCGGCCTCGGCCTCTGCGGCCCGGCGTCGGCGCTCCAGCAGCGTCGCCGCGGCCACGCCGAAGGGCGTCAGCGCCGCCGCGAACCACGCCGGGGCGGCGGCCAGCGGATTCACCTCACCGCCCGACGCGCTCATCAGGTGAGCAGCGAGCAGCGCCGCACCCGCGATCCCGGTGGCGGCCGCGCCGAAGCGCAAGCCGTACCGGAGGACCACGGTGAACAGGCTGAGGAGGGGCGCGAAGAGGACAGGACCGGGCGGGTGGCCGCGCGCCAGCATGAACGCACCGCACAGGAGGGTGAGCGCGAAGACCGCTCCGGGGCGGGTCCGCCACAGGGCGAGGGCGGCGCCGGCGAGCGTGACGACGCCGTAGGCCAGTACGTCCGGTGTCCGGTAGGGAGGTGTGCGGTTCAGGGCGGCGAAATAGGTGCCCGCCACGATGAGCGGCGTGGCGACCGCCGAAAGCATGAGATCTCGCCGTGGAATCCCGAGACTATGCACGATGCGCACTCTATGTGTACGGAGTCGGGTGGTGCCGATTTCTATATCGGGGTAATCGATTCCGGTGTTGTGATCGGCCGGGTCCAGGGGAACGTGTGGCGACCGGTTACGGCCGGGCCGATGTTCCGCCCGGCCTCCCGAACACTCCGGTCGAGCCGCAAAGCGGAAA
It contains:
- a CDS encoding SdpI family protein encodes the protein MTLYLVDEPLQPPGLIFTAAICGATALLVLGMGILGILRKIRPNMLFGIRTALTLDDPDAWDYVHRKAAPWAIAAGLSLLIATVVICVAPSGDVQFWAAMAGSAAVVVLLMTGVKLAQRSFARQRDGNAV
- a CDS encoding SDR family oxidoreductase is translated as MKFVVIGGTGLIGSKLVTLLGEQGDEVVAASPKTGVDTLTGEGLAETLSGASVVVDVSNSPSFEADAVLEFFRTSTRNLLAAEVEAGVGHHVALSVVGADLLPDSGYLRAKIVQERLIEKSSIPFSIVRATQFFEFVPSIADAATEYGAVRMPPVDFQPIASDDVVRALGEIAVGPPLNGRVEIAGPERFRMDEFFRSALGAWGDAREVVTDPHGRYFGAEPGEHSLVPRNGALLGGIRYTDWPARTVRR
- a CDS encoding response regulator, with the translated sequence MIRVLIADDQALIRIGLRVLLESTEGFEVVGEAADGREAVRLTRSLRPHAVLMDIRMPRKDGLAALREITADPALQDTRVIMLTTFEVDEYIFEALRDGASGFLIKDGDPEDVPRAISAAVNGGSLMSPTVTRRVIEEFAGRPAPAASTHRLDALTPREVEILGLVGRGMSNDEIAARLVVSPATVRTHVSRAMTKLGARDRAQLVVIAYQSGLVR
- a CDS encoding sensor histidine kinase, with product MLSAVATPLIVAGTYFAALNRTPPYRTPDVLAYGVVTLAGAALALWRTRPGAVFALTLLCGAFMLARGHPPGPVLFAPLLSLFTVVLRYGLRFGAAATGIAGAALLAAHLMSASGGEVNPLAAAPAWFAAALTPFGVAAATLLERRRRAAEAEAETERRIARAQQERLAIAREIHDVLGHSLSVISMRAGIALHVAERRPDQAIEALSAIREISKKALDELRVTLDVIKDRREESHLDRIRELVESLGATGQPVELTVSGDPSRVSAATGHAVHRIVQEALTNVMRHAKGATATVRLDYGPDQVAVCVIDDGTAVPGRPGNGIIGMRERARALRGRFSCGPEPGGGFAVRAWLPTDATARGVRTDSDED